A single Bacillus sp. HMF5848 DNA region contains:
- a CDS encoding aldehyde dehydrogenase: protein METYNKLIAKQKAFFLTNQTKNLPFRLNALRTLKSAIQSHEKELLHALQSDLNKSEFEAYSTEIGVVLKEISFIMDHLRLWTKPKKVKTPLTHIGSKSYIYAEPYGVALIISPWNYPFQLALAPLIGAIAAGNCAIIKPSELTPHTANAIEKIIQSTFPEEHVSVVKGGVETSTALLQEDVDYIFFTGSVPVGKIIMEAAAKKLTPITLELGGKSPCIVHDDAKIELAAKRIAWGKYINAGQTCIAPDYLYVHKNIKETFLKHLAKATRELYGDNPLKNESFTRIVNENHFKRLSGFLNNGKVYAGGKTDQATNMIEPTILTDISWADSVMQDEIFGPILPVIEYTNISEVIEGIRKQPHPLALYIFSESLALQQDIVNTLPFGGGCINDTVFHFASPYLPFGGVKTSGIGSYHGKGSFDAFSHKKSILKQTTLFDIPVRYPNVKNGLKKIKILLR, encoded by the coding sequence ATGGAAACTTATAACAAACTTATCGCAAAACAAAAAGCATTTTTCTTAACAAACCAAACAAAAAATCTTCCATTTCGATTAAACGCACTCCGCACTCTCAAATCTGCCATACAATCCCATGAAAAAGAGCTTTTACACGCATTACAATCAGATTTAAATAAATCCGAATTTGAAGCATACTCTACGGAAATTGGTGTTGTTTTAAAAGAAATAAGCTTCATAATGGATCATTTACGGTTATGGACAAAACCGAAGAAAGTTAAAACACCACTGACTCACATCGGTTCTAAAAGTTACATTTACGCTGAACCTTATGGTGTAGCACTTATCATCTCACCGTGGAATTATCCTTTTCAGCTAGCACTTGCTCCGTTAATCGGTGCTATAGCCGCAGGCAACTGTGCCATCATCAAGCCATCGGAGCTAACACCACATACAGCTAATGCAATAGAAAAAATTATACAAAGTACTTTTCCGGAGGAGCATGTGTCTGTTGTCAAAGGTGGCGTCGAAACGAGTACAGCTCTTCTCCAGGAGGACGTTGATTATATTTTCTTCACAGGTAGTGTGCCTGTTGGAAAAATAATAATGGAGGCCGCTGCCAAAAAACTAACCCCTATTACATTAGAATTAGGCGGAAAAAGTCCGTGCATCGTTCATGATGATGCGAAAATAGAGCTTGCTGCTAAAAGAATTGCTTGGGGGAAATATATCAATGCGGGGCAAACATGTATTGCTCCCGATTATCTGTACGTTCATAAAAATATAAAAGAGACTTTTTTAAAACATCTTGCCAAGGCAACTCGAGAGCTATATGGAGATAATCCATTAAAAAATGAGAGCTTCACACGTATAGTAAATGAAAACCATTTTAAAAGACTGAGTGGTTTTTTAAATAACGGGAAGGTCTATGCTGGTGGTAAGACAGATCAAGCAACAAACATGATTGAGCCCACCATACTAACGGATATTTCATGGGCCGATTCTGTTATGCAAGATGAAATATTCGGTCCTATTTTGCCAGTTATAGAATACACAAACATATCAGAAGTGATTGAAGGCATCCGTAAGCAACCACATCCTCTTGCACTCTATATTTTTTCTGAAAGCCTAGCACTTCAGCAAGATATAGTAAATACTCTACCGTTTGGTGGTGGCTGTATAAACGACACTGTCTTTCACTTCGCCTCACCATATTTACCTTTTGGTGGTGTGAAGACCAGCGGGATAGGATCATATCACGGAAAAGGTAGCTTTGATGCCTTTTCTCATAAAAAAAGTATTCTTAAACAAACTACTTTATTCGATATACCTGTTCGCTACCCAAATGTTAAAAACGGGCTGAAAAAAATTAAGATACTTTTAAGATAA
- a CDS encoding CBO0543 family protein, giving the protein MFYYKYFVFSAIPVDELIQAEQKFYEFITAFWNEYNYLTPQWWLLVFLSVISPFVWYWLIDKKRVIEITCFGLFYGVAAIILDSIGSSFLVWAYPVRLTPHLFPQLYPYDVGIVIIPYMLVYQRWGGTLKRFFIPAGLMAAFLAFIAEPFMEWLGIYKEITWKNIYSFPIYWLLGIICWAIIHYFKKLERR; this is encoded by the coding sequence ATGTTTTATTATAAATATTTCGTTTTTAGTGCGATTCCTGTTGATGAATTAATACAAGCAGAACAGAAATTTTACGAATTCATTACAGCGTTTTGGAATGAGTATAATTATTTAACGCCACAATGGTGGTTGTTAGTGTTTCTTAGTGTGATTTCCCCATTTGTTTGGTACTGGTTAATTGATAAAAAAAGAGTCATTGAAATAACATGTTTTGGCCTGTTTTACGGTGTAGCGGCAATCATTCTTGATTCTATAGGGAGTAGTTTTCTCGTTTGGGCATACCCGGTCCGCCTAACTCCTCATCTGTTTCCGCAGTTGTATCCATATGATGTAGGTATTGTCATTATCCCGTATATGCTTGTTTATCAAAGGTGGGGGGGGACGTTAAAAAGGTTCTTCATTCCGGCAGGACTTATGGCTGCTTTTCTCGCGTTTATAGCGGAACCATTTATGGAATGGTTGGGCATCTATAAGGAAATTACATGGAAGAATATATATTCATTCCCTATTTATTGGCTGCTTGGTATAATTTGTTGGGCTATCATTCACTACTTTAAAAAGTTAGAGCGACGATAA